In one Bos mutus isolate GX-2022 chromosome 19, NWIPB_WYAK_1.1, whole genome shotgun sequence genomic region, the following are encoded:
- the GNGT2 gene encoding guanine nucleotide-binding protein G(I)/G(S)/G(O) subunit gamma-T2: MAQELSEKELLKMEVQQLKKEVKNPRALISKTGKEIKDYVEAEAGNDPLLKGIPEDKNPFKEKGGCIIS; the protein is encoded by the exons ATGGCCCAAGAGCTCAGCGAGAAGGAACTCTTAAAGATGGAGGTACAGCAGCTGAAGAAGGAAGTGAAGAACCCAAGAGCTCTG ATTTccaaaacaggaaaggaaatcaAGGATTATGTGGAGGCTGAAGCAGGAAATGACCCTCTTCTTAAAGGCATCCCTGAGGACAAGAATCCCTTCAAGGAAAAAGGCGGTTGTATAATAAGCTGA
- the PHOSPHO1 gene encoding phosphoethanolamine/phosphocholine phosphatase isoform X3: MSGCFPVAGLRCLSRDGGMAAQGSPRFLLTFDFDETIVDENSDDSIVRAAPGQRLPESLRATYREGFYNEYMQRVFQYLGDQGVRPRDLRAVYESIPLSPGMGELLQFVAKQGSCFEVILISDANTFGVESALRAAGHQGLFRRIFSNPSGPDARGLLALRPFHSHSCARCPANMCKHKVLSDYLRERAHDGVHFERLFYVGDGANDFCPVGLLAGGDVAFPRRGYPMHRLIQEAQKAEPSSFRASVVPWENAIEVRLHLQQVLKTC, translated from the coding sequence GCTTCCTCCTGACCTTCGACTTTGATGAGACTATCGTGGACGAAAACAGCGACGACTCTATCGTGCGCGCAGCGCCGGGCCAGCGGCTCCCGGAAAGCCTGCGTGCCACCTACCGCGAGGGCTTCTACAACGAGTACATGCAGCGCGTCTTCCAGTACCTGGGCGACCAGGGCGTGCGGCCGCGAGACCTGCGCGCCGTCTACGAGTCCATCCCGCTGTCGCCCGGCATGGGCGAACTGCTGCAGTTTGTGGCCAAGCAGGGTTCCTGCTTTGAGGTTATTCTCATTTCAGACGCCAACACCTTTGGCGTGGAGAGCGCGCTGCGCGCCGCCGGCCACCAAGGCCTGTTCCGCCGCATCTTCAGCAACCCTTCCGGGCCCGACGCTCGGGGGCTGCTGGCGCTGCGGCCCTTCCACTCACACAGCTGCGCGCGCTGCCCCGCCAACATGTGCAAGCACAAGGTGCTCAGCGACTACCTGCGCGAGCGGGCCCACGACGGCGTGCACTTCGAGCGCCTTTTCTACGTGGGCGACGGCGCCAACGACTTCTGTCCCGTGGGGCTGCTGGCCGGTGGCGATGTGGCCTTCCCTCGCCGCGGCTACCCCATGCACCGCCTTATCCAGGAGGCACAGAAGGCTGAGCCCAGCTCCTTCCGCGCCAGCGTGGTACCCTGGGAAAATGCCATCGAAGTGCGCCTCCATCTGCAACAGGTGCTGAAGACGTGCTGA
- the ABI3 gene encoding ABI gene family member 3 isoform X1 codes for MAELQQLQEFEIPTGREALRGNHSSLLRVADYCEDNYVQATDKRKALEETMAFTTQALASVAYQVGNLAGHTLRMLDLQAAALRQVEARVSTLGQMVNMHMEKVARREIGTLATVQRLPPGQKIIAPESLPHLTPYYRRPLNFSCLDDIGHGIKDLSTQLSRTGTLSRKSIKAPATPASATLGRAPRIPEPVQAPVVPDGRLSAASSASSLASAGSAEGVGGVSMTKGQAAPQPPPPPPAAPDFFLLPTSLEKLSLPPPAPELPMPLDLPPPPPLDIDDLELPPPPPPGFGSEEPSWVPDAYLEKVVTLYPYTRQKDNELSFSEGTVICITRRYSDGWCEGVCSEGSGFFPGNYVEPIS; via the exons ATGGCGGAGCTACAGCAACTGCAGGAGTTTGAGATCCCCACGGGCCGGGAGGCCCTGAGGGGCAACCACAGCTCCCTGCTGCGAGTCGCAGACTACTGCGAGGACAACTACGTGCAG GCCACGGACAAGCGAAAAGCACTGGAGGAGACCATGGCTTTCACCACCCAGGCCCTGGCCAGCGTGGCCTACCAGGTGGGCAATCTGGCTGGACACACCCTGCGGATGCTGGATCTTCAGGCGGCTGCCCTGAGGCAGGTGGAAGCCCGCGTGAGCACACTGGGCCAG ATGGTGAACATGCATATGGAGAAAGTGGCCCGAAGGGAGATCGGCACCTTAGCCACTGTCCAGCGGCTGCCTCCCGGCCAGAAGATCATCGCCCCTGAGAGCCTGCCTCACCTCACGCCCTACTACAGGAGACCCCTCAACTTCAGTTGCCTGGATGACATTGGCCATGGGATCAAG GATCTGAGCACGCAGCTGTCGCGGACTGGGACCTTGTCTCGTAAGAGCATCAAGGCGCCTGCTACTCCCGCCTCCGCCACCCTAGG gagaGCACCCCGGATCCCCGAACCCGTGCAGGCCCCCGTAGTGCCCGACGGCAGACTCTCCGccgcctcctctgcctcctcactGGCCTCAGCCGG CAGCGCCGAAGGTGTCGGTGGGGTCTCCATGACCAAGGGGCAGgcagccccccaacccccacccccaccacctgcTGCCCCTGACTTCTTCCTGCTACCCACTTCGTTGGAGAAACTGTCTTTGCCCCCACCGG CCCCAGAGCTGCCCATGCCCCTCGacctgccccctcctccacccctggaTATAGATGATCTGGAGctgccacctccacccccaccaggctTTGGGTCCGAAGAGCCCAGCTGGGTCCCTGATGCGTACTTGGAGAAAG tGGTGACACTGTACCCATACACCCGCCAGAAGGACAACGAGCTCTCCTTCTCTGAGGGCACAGTTATCTGCATCACCCGCCGCTACTCTGATGGATGGTGTGAGGGTGTCTGCTCCGAGGGGTCTGGATTCTTCCCTGGGAACTATGTGGAGCCCATCAGCTGA
- the ABI3 gene encoding ABI gene family member 3 isoform X2 translates to MAELQQLQEFEIPTGREALRGNHSSLLRVADYCEDNYVQATDKRKALEETMAFTTQALASVAYQVGNLAGHTLRMLDLQAAALRQVEARVSTLGQMVNMHMEKVARREIGTLATVQRLPPGQKIIAPESLPHLTPYYRRPLNFSCLDDIGHGIKDLSTQLSRTGTLSRKSIKAPATPASATLGRAPRIPEPVQAPVVPDGRLSAASSASSLASAGSAEGVGGVSMTKGQAAPQPPPPPPAAPDFFLLPTSLEKLSLPPPVVTLYPYTRQKDNELSFSEGTVICITRRYSDGWCEGVCSEGSGFFPGNYVEPIS, encoded by the exons ATGGCGGAGCTACAGCAACTGCAGGAGTTTGAGATCCCCACGGGCCGGGAGGCCCTGAGGGGCAACCACAGCTCCCTGCTGCGAGTCGCAGACTACTGCGAGGACAACTACGTGCAG GCCACGGACAAGCGAAAAGCACTGGAGGAGACCATGGCTTTCACCACCCAGGCCCTGGCCAGCGTGGCCTACCAGGTGGGCAATCTGGCTGGACACACCCTGCGGATGCTGGATCTTCAGGCGGCTGCCCTGAGGCAGGTGGAAGCCCGCGTGAGCACACTGGGCCAG ATGGTGAACATGCATATGGAGAAAGTGGCCCGAAGGGAGATCGGCACCTTAGCCACTGTCCAGCGGCTGCCTCCCGGCCAGAAGATCATCGCCCCTGAGAGCCTGCCTCACCTCACGCCCTACTACAGGAGACCCCTCAACTTCAGTTGCCTGGATGACATTGGCCATGGGATCAAG GATCTGAGCACGCAGCTGTCGCGGACTGGGACCTTGTCTCGTAAGAGCATCAAGGCGCCTGCTACTCCCGCCTCCGCCACCCTAGG gagaGCACCCCGGATCCCCGAACCCGTGCAGGCCCCCGTAGTGCCCGACGGCAGACTCTCCGccgcctcctctgcctcctcactGGCCTCAGCCGG CAGCGCCGAAGGTGTCGGTGGGGTCTCCATGACCAAGGGGCAGgcagccccccaacccccacccccaccacctgcTGCCCCTGACTTCTTCCTGCTACCCACTTCGTTGGAGAAACTGTCTTTGCCCCCACCGG tGGTGACACTGTACCCATACACCCGCCAGAAGGACAACGAGCTCTCCTTCTCTGAGGGCACAGTTATCTGCATCACCCGCCGCTACTCTGATGGATGGTGTGAGGGTGTCTGCTCCGAGGGGTCTGGATTCTTCCCTGGGAACTATGTGGAGCCCATCAGCTGA